The sequence AGTTAAACAAACTAACTTGCTTTAACCAATTACTCTGTTATCTCAACTGCATAAACAGTTGAAACGACGTAATGAATTGTTGAGTTACTTGTTCACTGATAATACTTTTGCTTCCGAAGAAGCTGACGCATCACCAGCCCACAAGCACCCACACGCATTGCTTGATCTAGTTGTTAAAGAGCGTTGCGATCAAAACCCTGTCTCAATCGCGGGATGCGAATTATACACATCCAAATCCGTTTAGCAAGAAGTTTTTTCAACTCTTTCAGTCAGTTGCGTTACCGCTTAACCAACCTTGCTTTCCCTTCTCCCTGTGGAGAGGCGCGCATTATACGGATGCCTCATCCTGTAGCAAGCTTTTTTTAAAAGATTTTTTAATTCAAAAAAGATTTAAAAAACTAGAAAAACCTGCCGCCTCAACGCGGCCCTTTGGGGTCTCGTCGTTGAGAGGCGCGCATTATGATTATGAGCTTCATGAGCGTCAACTACTTTTTGAAGTTTTTTTGACGATCAAAAATACGCCAAGTTCACTCCTTCTCGTCGACAGTTTCTCCTGGCTGCGATTCACCTAACTGGGTGCCACCCTTTTTGGGCTTCAGATGCTCCCAAACCCAACCCGCCGGCCCCGAGATTGCGTACGTGAACGCCAGCCCAAACAGCACCATCGGTGGGTTAATCGTGATCACCACAAAAACAAACAGCGTAATAAGCATGGCGACAAATGGTACGCGCCTGTTGGCATCCAACCCTTTGAAGCTTTGATACCGCAGATTCGAAACCATCATAAAGCCAACAAAAGCGGTCACCAGCGCCGCGAATACAGATATCTCTATGGTAAGTTCGTATCCACTGCCAAGCCATACACCGGAAGCAAGTAATGTGGCTGCGGGCGGGCTCGCCAACCCTGTGAAGTATCGGCTATCAGTCGTGCCCACCTGAGTATTAAATCGGGCCAAGCGCAATGCGGCACAACAGGTGAACACAAACGCAGCGGCCCACCCATACTTGCCCAATGGCTCGAGAGCCCAGCTGAATATCACGATAGCAGGAGCCAAGCCAAACGATACCATGTCGGATAAACTGTCGTACTCTGTACCGAACTTGCTAGTGGTGTTGGTCATGCGCGCCACGCGCCCATCGAACCCGTCCAGTATCTGAGCGGCAAAAATAGCCATTGCCGCATTCGCGAAGTTTTCGTTCATCGCGGAGATAATTGCGAAAAACCCACCAAAAAGGGCTCCAGTGGTGAACAAGTTTGGCAACAAATACACGCCTCTGCGCCTAACTAACTTGCCATTTTCCGCAACTTCGTCTTCCTCGTGCTCGTCTATCGGGATTACATCAGATACCTTGGCGCTGATGGATTCCGCACTCTCGGATGGATTCTGGTCTGGCATCAATATCGTTCCTGTTCGGTGTACGTTAATTACTGAGATAATAAACCTACGGCAACTCAACCGCCAACGGCACCAATAAAAAACGCGGCCGTAGCCGCGTTAGACAAGAATCGATAGAGCTTAGTTCTTTGACTTATCGATGATCTTGTTGGATTCGATCCAAGGCATCATTGCGCGCAGCTTTTCACCCACTTGCTCGATAGGATGTGCCGCATTATTTCGGCGGTGGGCCGTCATTGAAGGATAGTTAGACTGACCTTCCAGAATGAAGTTCTTAGCGTACACACCATCCTGAATATCTTTCAGCGCTTGACGCATTGCTTTGCGGCTTTCTTCATTGATCACCCGAGGACCAGTGACATACTCACCAAACTCAGCATTGTTGGAAATAGAGTAGTTCATGTTCGCAATGCCGCCTTCGTACATTAAGTCTACAATCAGCTTCAACTCATGCAAGCACTCAAAGTACGCCATTTCTGGCGCGTAACCCGCTTCCGTGAGCGTTTCGAATCCCATTTTCACGAGTTCTACAGCGCCGCCGCACAACACAGCCTGCTCACCGAAAAGATCCGTCTCAGTTTCATCTTTAAAAGTCGTCTCGATGATACCAGTACGGCCGCCGCCAACACCGCAGGCGTAAGACAATGCCACGTCTTTAGCGTTGCCTGACGCATCCTGGAAAATAGCAACCAGATCGGGGATACCACCGCCTTTGACGAATTCAGAGCGAACCGTGTGACCCGGCGCCTTAGGCGCGATCATAATTACATCAAGGTCCTTGCGTGGTACAACCTGGTTATAGTGAATCGCGAAGCCATGTGCGAAAGCCAGGGTGGCACCTTCTTTCAAATTAGGTTCGATTTCATTCTTGTACAACTGAGATTGAAATTCATCAGGAGTCAAGATCATTACCACATCAGCGGCAGCCACTGCAGCGGGCACATCACTCACCTTCAAACCGTGCGCTTCGGCTTTTGCGATAGAGGACGAACCCGGACGCAAGCCAACGGTGACGTCAACGCCCGAATCATTCAAGTTGCACGCGTGTGCATGGCCCTGGGAACCATAGCCAATAACGGCTACTTTTTTGCCCTGGATAATGGAAAGGTCGCAATCCTTATCGTAATAAACCTGCATGTGTTGTCTCCTCGACGGTGAATTCTTGGACAATATTGGGGGGTATCCCACTGGATCGGCGCAGTCTAGGGGATTCCAAACGTTACGTAAACTGATATATTTGCAACAGATTAATGCAAATAATGCAATATTATGGATCCACATAAACTTCAACTTTTCGTCGCGCTAGCGGAAACTCTTCACTTTAATAAAGCAGCGGAACGTTGCTTTGTGAGCCCCTCGAAACTAAGCCGCACGATAAAGTCACTAGAAGCAGAGCTTCAGGTGAGACTCTTCGAACGCGACAACCGATCCGTTATGCTCACCGAGCAAGGCAGACTGTTTTTGAAGTATGCGCGTGAAAATTTGCAGCAACTCGAAACCATCAAACACCGCCTCCAGCAACAAACCACGGAACTCAGCGGTGCAATAAGCCTCTACTGTTCTGTCACCGCGAGCTATAGCTTTCTCTACGACATTCTTACCGATTTTCGCCGTCAACACCCGCGTATCGAGTTGCGTCTGCACACGGGCGACCCTGCAGAAGCCATAGAGCGCGTAATCGCTGGCCGAGAAGATATCGCAATCGCCGCCAAGCCAGAAAAACCCGCCGCTGGCGTTAAAATCAAAAGCTTCGCCACATCACCTTTGCAGTTCATTTCGCCAACAGATTCAAATCAGTTCGACCGAAAGCAACATGAATCACCGGAAAGCTATTGGCAGCGCTTACCGCTTATCCTTTCTGAGCGGGGTATTGCCAGGGAAAGGCTGGACCGATGGTTCAGCCGCAAGCGCATCTCGCCAAACATCTATGCGCAGGTGGCTGGCAACGAGGCGATTGTGAGTATGGTGAGCCTGGGCTTTGGCGTCGGGCTGGTACCTGAGATTGTTGTGGAAAACAGTCCGTTAAAAGAGCGGGTGCGGCTATTGCCCGAGCAAATCGAGCTTGCCCCTTACGAAGTCGGTATTTGTGTTCTAGAGAAGAGACTAAAAAGCCCCCTGGTGGAGGCTTTTTGGGAGAGGATATAGGCCGGTGATTATTTGCCAATATTCTGGTCTATAAATTTAACCACCGACTTTACCATTTCAACCCGGTTTTCTCCGACGATAAGGTTGTGGTTATCCCCCTCCGCAATCTTCAGCTCTACCTGTTTACCTGCTTCTTTTAGCCGCGAGTACATGGCCTTTGACTGATGAATGGAAACAACTTTGTCCTTGTCGCCATGGATGAGTAGAACGGGCGCTTTGAAATTGTCCGCATAGTACGCTGGCGATATTGATTTAAGGTCGATCTTATTGTCGCCACTCAGGCCCCACGAACGACGCCAGTAATCCACAGTGGAGGATAACTCACCACTCTCGTGTACTTCCATGCTATCCATCTTCGGCAAATCACTTACGCCATTGATGGACACCACGCATTTATACAGGTCCGGGCTGAAGGCGCCACCCGCCAGCGCAGCATATCCACCGTAACTCCAACCCACAATGCACACCCGAGCAGGATCAACCATTCCTTTTTTTACCAATACAGCAACCACATCATCCACGTCGGACTGCATTTTTTTGCCCCACTCGCCCCAGCCAGCACGCACAAAATCAGCGCCAAATCCGTCTGAACCGCGAAATTGCGGCTGCGCCACCAAATAGCCTCTGCTGGCAAATACCTGCGGTAGAAAATCAAACCCAATATGATCATAGCTCTTTGGTCCACCGTGTGGATAAACCACCAGCGGCATGTTCTTCATCTTGTCTACATTGCCCTTGGGAATGGTCAGCAATGTTGGAATCTGCAAGCCATCCGCGCCAGAAAATGCAAAGGTTGCAATGGGATTGACATCGCCGGCTTTAACGCCGGGGCGACTGTAGGCGATAAGTTGCGGATCTTTACCTTGCTCGACCACATAGTAATTACCAGACGATTGACTTCCTTCTACCCGAATCACCAGTTTTTGCCAATCCGCAGAGTAAGAACTTATCCAGACGCTGTGCTGGGGGAACTTCGCCACAAGCTGCTGAACAAAACTGTTCAACTGCTTATCAAAGAAATAATAGCTGGGGGTTAGACCTGAGTACATAACACCGCGAACAATTCGATTATCATCGACAAAAGCGTCCTCCACACTTTTGTCCGTACGCGTAATACTCGTTGGGGTTACCTTGCCATCCGCCAGCGACATTAAAAAGTAACCCCATTCACTCGTGGCTTTATCCTCGCGAAGCACCACGATCGATTTGTAATCCGGCGTTAACCCCATAAAGGTTTCATGGACAAATTTCGTTTCCTTTTCGAAGATTGCGTCGCGCACCCGCCCATTGGGCACAAGTAGCTGGTGGATATTTTTTTCGTCGTTATAGCGTTCCTCAGCGAGCACTTGTCCATCTTTACCCATGAAAAAATCGGTTGACCAGTTTTTCCCTTGAAAAACCTCCTTCAAGCGATTGGGCTTTTTAATATTCACCTTCATTACGGAGTAAGGTGGTTTCTCGGTGGTTCGCTCTCCCACATATGCAGTCATGTAGATATGAGATCGGTCTTCGGAGTACCCAACAACATGCCCCAACCCATTTTGGGCAGGAAAAATTTTATTCCCAAGTGTAAGCAGCTGATCGACATCTCCCGAGCCCAACTCCAAACGGTACGCCGTGCTGATAGTGTTCACGCCCACGAACCCGCCAATACGAAG comes from Teredinibacter turnerae and encodes:
- the ilvC gene encoding ketol-acid reductoisomerase, producing MQVYYDKDCDLSIIQGKKVAVIGYGSQGHAHACNLNDSGVDVTVGLRPGSSSIAKAEAHGLKVSDVPAAVAAADVVMILTPDEFQSQLYKNEIEPNLKEGATLAFAHGFAIHYNQVVPRKDLDVIMIAPKAPGHTVRSEFVKGGGIPDLVAIFQDASGNAKDVALSYACGVGGGRTGIIETTFKDETETDLFGEQAVLCGGAVELVKMGFETLTEAGYAPEMAYFECLHELKLIVDLMYEGGIANMNYSISNNAEFGEYVTGPRVINEESRKAMRQALKDIQDGVYAKNFILEGQSNYPSMTAHRRNNAAHPIEQVGEKLRAMMPWIESNKIIDKSKN
- a CDS encoding alpha/beta hydrolase family protein, with protein sequence MQRWSSLLLNALLLQVIVVCSLAQAVPSIEEYGKLPEISRIELSPSGKLIAFRKNVDGKDYFIVFSLADWKKIAAIDITERNPRKIEFIDDNNVLLVVSDELRIGGFVGVNTISTAYRLELGSGDVDQLLTLGNKIFPAQNGLGHVVGYSEDRSHIYMTAYVGERTTEKPPYSVMKVNIKKPNRLKEVFQGKNWSTDFFMGKDGQVLAEERYNDEKNIHQLLVPNGRVRDAIFEKETKFVHETFMGLTPDYKSIVVLREDKATSEWGYFLMSLADGKVTPTSITRTDKSVEDAFVDDNRIVRGVMYSGLTPSYYFFDKQLNSFVQQLVAKFPQHSVWISSYSADWQKLVIRVEGSQSSGNYYVVEQGKDPQLIAYSRPGVKAGDVNPIATFAFSGADGLQIPTLLTIPKGNVDKMKNMPLVVYPHGGPKSYDHIGFDFLPQVFASRGYLVAQPQFRGSDGFGADFVRAGWGEWGKKMQSDVDDVVAVLVKKGMVDPARVCIVGWSYGGYAALAGGAFSPDLYKCVVSINGVSDLPKMDSMEVHESGELSSTVDYWRRSWGLSGDNKIDLKSISPAYYADNFKAPVLLIHGDKDKVVSIHQSKAMYSRLKEAGKQVELKIAEGDNHNLIVGENRVEMVKSVVKFIDQNIGK
- the pssA gene encoding CDP-diacylglycerol--serine O-phosphatidyltransferase, whose translation is MPDQNPSESAESISAKVSDVIPIDEHEEDEVAENGKLVRRRGVYLLPNLFTTGALFGGFFAIISAMNENFANAAMAIFAAQILDGFDGRVARMTNTTSKFGTEYDSLSDMVSFGLAPAIVIFSWALEPLGKYGWAAAFVFTCCAALRLARFNTQVGTTDSRYFTGLASPPAATLLASGVWLGSGYELTIEISVFAALVTAFVGFMMVSNLRYQSFKGLDANRRVPFVAMLITLFVFVVITINPPMVLFGLAFTYAISGPAGWVWEHLKPKKGGTQLGESQPGETVDEKE
- the ilvY gene encoding HTH-type transcriptional activator IlvY, whose protein sequence is MDPHKLQLFVALAETLHFNKAAERCFVSPSKLSRTIKSLEAELQVRLFERDNRSVMLTEQGRLFLKYARENLQQLETIKHRLQQQTTELSGAISLYCSVTASYSFLYDILTDFRRQHPRIELRLHTGDPAEAIERVIAGREDIAIAAKPEKPAAGVKIKSFATSPLQFISPTDSNQFDRKQHESPESYWQRLPLILSERGIARERLDRWFSRKRISPNIYAQVAGNEAIVSMVSLGFGVGLVPEIVVENSPLKERVRLLPEQIELAPYEVGICVLEKRLKSPLVEAFWERI